DNA from Haloferax volcanii DS2:
TGTTCGACCCAGACACGGGCGAGTCGGTCGTGTTCGAGGGCGTCGAGAACGTCCGCCATGCGGTCGTTGAACGCCGACACCGTCGCGCGTTCGAGCCGTTCGATGCGGTCTCGGAGGCCGTCGATTCGGTCGTCGATTTCATCCTTCCGTGTTTCGAAGTCCGTCCGTCGGTCGAGTTCGGCGTCGAGGGCTTCGAGTTCGTCGACGACGGCGTCGCGTTCCTCGCGCCGCCGTTCCAACTCGAATTCGACGCGGTTGACCTCGCGGTGGGCGTCGAGGAGCGCGGCGCGGTCGCCCTCGCCCGCCTCGGCGTCCTCGGCGTCGCGTTGCAGGTCGACGATGTCCGATTCGACATCGTCGCGTCGGGCTTGAAGGTCTTCGACGCGGGACCGACGCTCGGCGCGCTCGCGGCGTAACTCCTCGCGTCGGGTTTCGAGGTCCCGTCGTCGCTCTCGCAGGGCTTCGAGTTCCGACCGGCGTTCTTGGAGCCGTTCGATGCGGTCTGCGAGTTCGGCACGCTCCTCGCGGCGGTCGTCGCGGAGCGCTCGGAGTTGGTCGAGCGTCGATTCGATGCTCGCTTCGGGAACCGACGTTCCGCACGTCCAACAGACGACGCTGTCGCCGTCGTCCGACTCGCCGTCGCTTTCGTCGTTCTCGCTCTCGCTCTCGCGTTCGACCTCGCTCGCGGCGGCGACGGGCGATGTCTCCGACGTGAGGAACTGCTCGTTGAACTGGAGCGTCCGCTGCACGTCCGTGATGTCGGCATCCAGTCGTCGTTTTCGCGCCCGTGACTCCGCGAGTTCGGCGGTCAAGTCGTCGAGTTCGGCGGCCGGGTCGGCGGGACGCGAGTCCAGTTCCGATTCGATGTCGTCGATTTCTGCGTCGAGCGCGTCCAGCGACTCTCGCTCTGCTTCGAGTTCGAACTCAATGTCGTCGAGCGCCGCGTACAACTCCCGTCGCCGGCCCTGTCGCGCCTCTGCATCGGACCCGTTAGCGTCGGGTTCGGGATTCGCCTCGGCGTCGGTGTCGCCGTCGACCGCCGCGGATTCGAT
Protein-coding regions in this window:
- a CDS encoding archaea-specific SMC-related protein, whose protein sequence is MATTNRPARLTVAGIGGFDETTVAFERGVTVLTAGDAADRTSLLRGLVTALGSDEHSPDCDADTDDSWVELAVEGERYVRTFAGEGDRVVASGDPYLDDPAAADLFAFLLGSNEARQAVTAERDLRKLVVHSVDIDAVNEEIADLRAERAELDDRIEALAALESERPGLRDRRDELDATIERLEAELADRQATLDGIESAAVDGDTDAEANPEPDANGSDAEARQGRRRELYAALDDIEFELEAERESLDALDAEIDDIESELDSRPADPAAELDDLTAELAESRARKRRLDADITDVQRTLQFNEQFLTSETSPVAAASEVERESESENDESDGESDDGDSVVCWTCGTSVPEASIESTLDQLRALRDDRREERAELADRIERLQERRSELEALRERRRDLETRREELRRERAERRSRVEDLQARRDDVESDIVDLQRDAEDAEAGEGDRAALLDAHREVNRVEFELERRREERDAVVDELEALDAELDRRTDFETRKDEIDDRIDGLRDRIERLERATVSAFNDRMADVLDALEHDRLARVWVEHRNDGDGGDDALSTGRFVLHIERRTDDGKTYEDVIDHLSESERELVGLVFAVAGYLVHEVSDDVPFLVFDSLEAVDAERVRRLLDYVRPHTDYLVVDVSGESARALSESYRRLRAL